The DNA region CGAGGAGACCGGAGCTGTGGCTTTCATGAGAGTCGCTCTTTTCTTCCAATAAGGCGGCGTTTCGATTTCCAGAATCCCTCGCGGATGGATCGCAACGTGGAGATGTTCATGACCATCGAGAAATCCCTGGTGCAGGTAAGGGCTGcttccccttccagcccctccCCGGgagatcccccccccccagtcagCCCCCATCCCGCTCAACGCTTTGCTCTTCATCCCCAGAACAACTGCCTGGCCCGGCCCAACATCTTCCTGCACCAGGAGATTGAGCCCAAGCTGCTGAGCAAGCTGAAGGACATCGTCAAGAGGCACCAGGTgggtggcagtgctggggcGGGGGGGTCCCATCCGAGGCTGCGTGGCGGTGCTCAGCCCCGCGCTCCCCCCTCCTCGCAGGGCACGGTGACCGAGGACAAGAGCAACGCGTCCCACGTCGTCTGCCCCGTCCCCGGGAACCTGGAGGAAGGTGGGTAcaagcctgggggggggggccacccccccccccccccgcccccacccccCGGGGGAAAcccaccgggggggggggggggggcagtgctgggggctgggcTGTGCGTGGCTGCCGGAGCCGTGCAGGGGGCCGTGCCCAGCACCGTGCCCTCTGCCCGTGCCTTGTAGAGGAGTGGGTCCGGCCGGTCATGAAGCGAGACAAGCAGGTCCTGCTGCACTGGGGCTACTACCCCGACAGGTgagggggtcccggggggggggcccggggggc from Oxyura jamaicensis isolate SHBP4307 breed ruddy duck chromosome 33 unlocalized genomic scaffold, BPBGC_Ojam_1.0 oxy33_random_OJ71012, whole genome shotgun sequence includes:
- the LOC118158618 gene encoding SWI/SNF complex subunit SMARCC2-like, which produces MDRNVEMFMTIEKSLVQNNCLARPNIFLHQEIEPKLLSKLKDIVKRHQGTVTEDKSNASHVVCPVPGNLEEEEWVRPVMKRDKQVLLHWGYYPDSYDTWIPANEIEASVEDAPTPEKPRKVHAKWILDTDTFNEWMNEEDYEVTDEKSPVARRKKISAKTLTDEVRAAAAPPPPRGTQGGGALSWGG